The following proteins are co-located in the Triticum aestivum cultivar Chinese Spring chromosome 1A, IWGSC CS RefSeq v2.1, whole genome shotgun sequence genome:
- the LOC123190742 gene encoding putative TrmH family tRNA/rRNA methyltransferase: MAAAAAASGATAAVESVVVVHNVAKRHNVGTLARSATAFGVAEVVVVGRRDVSAFGSHGSTSHLRFRHFTSLATACAYLKDKRGCDICGVEITDDALPVTAHPFRRSTAFLFGNEGTGLSQKECEVCDFFVYIPQYGGGTASLNVTVAASIVLHHFGVWAGFPERSREGSKFVVAEKPKGQSRGLYCSDSIEDVIEERKARRENACDIFEENGSSHPQESNGLGMMFTD, from the exons gacggcggcggtggaaaGCGTGGTGGTGGTGCACAACGTGGCCAAACGGCACAACGTGGGGACGCTGGCGCGGAGCGCGACGGCCTTTGgcgtggcggaggtggtggtggtcggccGCCGCGACGTCAGCGCCTTCGGCAGCCACGGATCCACCTCCCACCTCCGCTTCCGGCACTTCACCTCCCTCGCCACCGCCTGCGCCTACCTCAAG GACAAGAGGGGGTGTGACATTTGCGGCGTGGAGATCACCGACGACGCGCTGCCTGTGACGGCCCACCCGTTCCGCAGGAGCACCGCGTTCCTCTTCGGCAATGAG GGTACAGGACTCTCACAAAAGGAGTGTGAGGTCTGTGACTTCTTCGTCTACATCCCTCAGTATGGTGGCGGAACTGCATCACTCAATGTTACCGTTGCAGCATCGATTGTTCTCCACCACTTCGGGG TCTGGGCAGGCTTTCCTGAAAGAAGCCGAGAAGGCAGTAAATTTGTGGTTGCTGAGAAACCAAAGGGGCAGTCGAGGGGGCTCTACTGCTCAGATTCAATAGAAGACGTGATTGAAGAGCGAAAGGCACGCAGAGAAAATGCCTGCGATATATTCGAGGAAAATGGAAGTAGCCATCCGCAAGAATCAAATGGTCTAGGAATGATGTTTACAGACTAA
- the LOC123097004 gene encoding benzyl alcohol O-benzoyltransferase-like, producing MVSSLFQDHPAPESKEPAHATAAMATLAFAVRRRDPELVGPAAPTPRETKRLSEIDDQDTLRGHVSFALVYRARVMDDDDVAPVHPAGVIRRALGEVLVHYYPLAGRLREAEGRKLVVECSGEGVMFVEADADVRLEELEGAGLRPPFPCMDQLLFDVEGSGGVLNCPLLLIQVTRLLWGGFIFALRLNHTMCDAIGIVQFMNAVAELARGLPAPTVAPPWSRELLEARNPPMASFPHREFDLIPPPAPPAGDMVMRSFIFGPSDLAAIKKHLPPLVRDKATTFEALAAYLWCARTAALEVPQGEEARLVIIANFRAFVELGLPGGYYGNACVPLAALADAAALRGGGSLADAVALVRRAKAAVTAEYVRSTVDVLVLRGRPFLALQNLFVVSDNRHAGFHRVDFGWGEPVYGGPADTVFGVTFLVPVKDRDGEDAITVPIVLPRPAMERFAAEMESLCKA from the exons ATGGTTTCCAGCTTGTTCCAAGATCATCCTGCGCCGGAGTCCAAGGAGCCCGCCCACGCGACCGCCGCCATGGCGACGCTGGCGTTCGCGGTGCGCCGGCGCGATCCAGAGCTCGTCGGCCCGGCCGCGCCGACGCCTCGTGAGACCAAGCGCCTGTCTGAGATCGACGACCAGGACACGCTGCGCGGGCACGTGTCCTTCGCCCTCGTCTACCGCGCCCGCGTGATGGATGACGACGACGTCGCACCGGTTCACCCGGCCGGAGTCATCCGGCGCGCGCTCGGTGAAGTACTGGTGCACTACTACCCGCTGGCTGGACGGCTCAGAGAGGCGGAGGGGCGGAAGCTAGTGGTCGAGTGCAGCGGTGAGGGGGTGATGTTCGTGgaggccgacgccgacgtgcgGCTGGAGGAGCTCGAGGGGGCCGGGCTCAGGCCGCCGTTCCCGTGCATGGACCAGCTGCTCTTCGACGTGGAGGGCTCCGGCGGCGTGCTCAACTGCCCGTTGCTGCTCATCCAG GTGACTCGGCTGCTCTGGGGCGGCTTCATCTTCGCGCTCCGCCTCAACCATACCATGTGCGACGCCATCGGCATCGTGCAGTTCATGaacgccgtcgccgagctcgcccgcGGCCTCCCGGCGCCGACCGTCGCTCCCCCGTGGTCCCGTGAGCTCCTAGAGGCGCGCAACCCGCCTATGGCGTCGTTCCCGCACCGCGAGTTCGACCTTATtccaccgccggcgccgccggcCGGCGACATGGTCATGCGGTCCTTCATTTTCGGCCCCTCCGACCTCGCAGCGATCAAGAAGCATCTCCCTCCTCTCGTTCGCGACAAGGCCACCACCTTCGAGGCGCTGGCGGCATACCTCTGGTGCGCCCGCACGGCGGCGCTCGAGGTCCCGCAGGGCGAGGAAGCGCGGCTGGTCATCATCGCCAACTTCCGGGCCTTCGTCGAGCTGGGCCTGCCGGGCGGATACTATGGAAACGCGTGCGTGCCCCTGGCCGCGCTGGCCGACGCCGCTGCACTGCGCGGGGGTGGCTCGCTGGCTGACGCGGTGGCGCTGGTGCGGCGGGCCAAGGCTGCAGTGACCGCCGAGTACGTGCGTTCCACGGTCGACGTGCTGGTTCTGCGCGGCCGGCCGTTCTTGGCACTGCAGAACCTGTTCGTCGTGTCCGACAACCGGCACGCCGGGTTCCACCGCGTCGACTTCGGGTGGGGCGAGCCGGTGTACGGCGGCCCGGCCGACACTGTCTTCGGCGTGACCTTCCTCGTCCCCGTCAAGGACCGTGACGGGGAGGACGCGATTACCGTGCCGATCGTGTTGCCACGGCCGGCCATGGAGCGGTTCGCGGCGGAGATGGAGAGCCTGTGCAAGGCGTAG